Proteins from one Deinococcus apachensis DSM 19763 genomic window:
- a CDS encoding glucose-1-phosphate adenylyltransferase family protein — protein sequence MASRIAGQKVLAIVLAGGKGSRLAPLTTERAKPAVPFLGTYRLIDFTLSNLVNSGLEDVWVIEQYLPHGLNDHLSGGRPWDLDRTRGGLVVMPPFSSPGREDGEFAQGNAHALAQHTGLMGEFGPDVVLVLSADHIYRFDYAGLIREHVRRGASVTMVTTEVEEAQATRFGNVRVGEDGRVREFAYKPGEPLGKTVTAEIFAYDAGVLLDTLAELEKQGELGDYGEQLLPALVARGDAYAHPLEGYWMDVGTLEAYLGAHRDFLDGRGFPLDTEDWPFITSSISRPPARIEGSARLDQAFVCGGAIIAGEVVRSVIGPNAVVEEGAVVVDSIVQPGAAVRAGAAVRRTIVDQHATVEADAQIGGPDADSPPSVVGAHATVGAGARVGPGLHVPPRQTVRAGEEERVVEKPEGEGRAGK from the coding sequence GTGGCTTCGCGGATCGCCGGTCAGAAGGTGCTTGCCATCGTGCTCGCAGGGGGCAAGGGCAGTCGCCTGGCGCCCCTCACCACCGAGCGCGCCAAACCTGCCGTGCCGTTCCTGGGCACCTACCGCCTGATCGACTTCACCCTGTCGAACCTGGTGAACAGCGGCCTTGAGGACGTGTGGGTGATCGAGCAGTACCTCCCGCACGGCCTGAACGACCACCTCTCGGGCGGGCGGCCCTGGGACCTCGACCGCACGCGCGGGGGCCTGGTGGTCATGCCGCCCTTTTCCAGCCCTGGGCGGGAGGACGGCGAGTTCGCCCAGGGCAACGCCCACGCCCTCGCGCAGCACACGGGGCTGATGGGCGAGTTCGGCCCCGACGTGGTCCTCGTCCTGAGCGCCGACCACATCTACCGCTTCGACTACGCTGGCCTGATCCGCGAGCATGTGCGGCGCGGCGCCAGCGTCACGATGGTGACCACCGAGGTCGAGGAGGCGCAGGCCACCCGCTTCGGCAATGTCCGCGTCGGTGAGGACGGCCGGGTCCGCGAGTTCGCCTACAAGCCGGGTGAGCCGCTGGGAAAGACCGTGACCGCCGAAATTTTCGCCTACGACGCGGGCGTGCTGTTGGACACCCTCGCGGAGTTAGAGAAGCAGGGTGAACTGGGCGACTACGGCGAGCAGTTGCTCCCGGCCCTCGTGGCGCGGGGGGACGCCTACGCCCACCCGCTGGAGGGCTATTGGATGGACGTGGGCACCCTGGAGGCCTATCTCGGCGCCCACCGCGACTTCCTGGATGGCCGGGGCTTCCCGCTCGATACGGAGGACTGGCCCTTCATCACCAGCTCGATCTCCCGCCCACCCGCCCGCATCGAGGGCAGCGCCCGCCTCGACCAGGCCTTCGTCTGCGGCGGGGCCATCATCGCCGGGGAGGTCGTCCGCAGCGTGATCGGCCCCAACGCCGTGGTGGAGGAGGGCGCCGTGGTGGTGGACAGCATCGTGCAGCCCGGCGCCGCGGTGAGGGCGGGGGCCGCCGTCCGCCGCACCATCGTGGACCAGCACGCGACGGTCGAGGCGGACGCCCAGATTGGAGGCCCGGACGCGGACAGCCCACCCTCGGTGGTCGGTGCCCACGCCACCGTGGGGGCCGGGGCAAGGGTCGGTCCCGGCCTGCACGTCCCCCCCCGCCAGACCGTTCGCGCGGGTGAGGAGGAGAGGGTGGTGGAGAAGCCCGAGGGGGAGGGCCGGGCGGGGAAGTAG
- the mqnC gene encoding cyclic dehypoxanthinyl futalosine synthase, whose amino-acid sequence MTARVDGVGAAILEKAASGERLNAAEIEALYRLPLPDVAAVAHELRLSRTNPDVVTFLIDRNINYTNICNVGCNFCAFYRTRRQKDSYTLDYEAISAKITELEAVGGTRILMQGGVNPDLGLDYYTGLLRHIKAHHPSIRIDAFSPEEVLFMEKTFGLSLDELLDTLIEAGLDGLPGAGGEILEDEVRKKAAPARIRSADWFRILDAAQRKGLYTISTMVIGFGETYAQRTRHLLQIREQQDRAQRLYGGNGFSGFAMWTLQTEHTRLHGKAPGATAHEYLQQLAVARIALDNVPNLQASWPGQGFKVAQASLYYGANDLGSTMMEENVVSAAGGHGRHRTTVRELIRSAVDAGFTPAIRNSRFQIIEWPDVGAYLGRTEANPEAERAVGAG is encoded by the coding sequence ATGACTGCCCGTGTGGATGGAGTCGGTGCCGCCATTCTCGAAAAAGCCGCGTCGGGCGAGCGCCTGAACGCCGCCGAGATCGAGGCGCTGTACAGGTTGCCGCTGCCGGACGTGGCGGCGGTCGCCCACGAGCTGCGCCTCTCGCGGACGAACCCCGACGTGGTCACGTTCCTGATCGACCGCAACATCAACTACACCAACATCTGCAACGTGGGCTGCAACTTTTGCGCCTTCTACCGCACCCGCAGGCAGAAGGACAGCTACACCCTCGACTATGAAGCTATCAGCGCCAAGATCACCGAGCTGGAGGCGGTCGGCGGCACCCGCATCCTGATGCAGGGCGGCGTGAACCCTGACCTCGGCCTGGACTACTACACCGGCCTGCTGCGCCATATCAAGGCGCACCACCCGAGTATCCGCATCGACGCCTTCTCGCCCGAGGAGGTGCTGTTCATGGAGAAGACGTTCGGCCTGAGCCTGGATGAGCTGCTCGACACGCTGATTGAGGCGGGGCTGGACGGCCTGCCCGGCGCGGGTGGGGAAATTCTGGAGGACGAGGTGCGGAAGAAGGCGGCCCCCGCCCGCATCCGCTCCGCCGACTGGTTCCGCATCCTCGACGCGGCGCAGCGCAAGGGGCTGTATACGATTTCGACGATGGTGATCGGCTTCGGCGAGACGTACGCCCAGCGCACCCGGCACCTCCTGCAAATCCGCGAGCAGCAGGATCGGGCTCAGCGCCTGTACGGGGGCAACGGCTTTTCCGGCTTCGCCATGTGGACCCTCCAGACCGAGCACACCCGCCTGCACGGCAAGGCGCCCGGCGCGACCGCCCACGAGTACCTCCAGCAGCTCGCCGTTGCCCGCATCGCGCTCGATAACGTCCCCAACCTCCAGGCCTCGTGGCCGGGGCAGGGGTTCAAGGTTGCGCAGGCCTCGCTGTACTACGGGGCGAACGACCTGGGTTCCACCATGATGGAGGAGAACGTGGTCTCGGCGGCGGGCGGGCACGGGCGGCACCGCACCACCGTGCGCGAACTCATCCGCAGCGCGGTGGACGCGGGCTTTACCCCCGCCATCCGTAACAGCCGTTTCCAGATCATCGAGTGGCCCGATGTGGGCGCGTACCTGGGCCGGACCGAGGCCAACCCCGAGGCGGAGCGGGCGGTGGGGGCGGGATAA
- the topA gene encoding type I DNA topoisomerase: MPRTLVIVESPAKAKTIEKYLGKGYAVESSIGHIRDLPRSAADIPEKYKGQAWARLGLDVEHDFQPLYVVSPEKRQQVARLKKLAQEADEIILATDDDREGESIAWHLYQELKPKVPVKRMVFHEITKEAIDQAIKHPRQIDTNLVEAQEARRALDRLYGYEVSPVLWKKVAPKLSAGRVQSVATRMLVERERERMRFVSGTWWDLLVTALTEDSARFPARLTDVDGVRLATGKDFDPLTGQLKKGTEVRLLDEAAARSLADGLTGQALTVTSAEEKPFTQRPYAPFITSTLQQEGSRKLGFAATRTMRAAQRLYEQGYITYMRTDSTNLSQEAITAARTQVKAMYGPEYLSPQPRVYAKKAKNAQEAHEAIRPAGSSFRTPDSLRGELSGDEWRLYDLIWKRTVACQMADARGRSLRVRLAGKARTGEEVGLSATGRTIDFPGFLRAYVEGRDDPAAALEDRETPLPPLREGERVTAEGVKPEGHETQPPARYTEASLVQALEGAGIGRPSTYASILGTIQDRGYATKKGQALVPSWTAFATSALLEHHFGNLVDYDFTARMEEDLDDIAGGRARRVPYLRRFYLGEGGEGMALRPLIDSKMGEIDARGIATIVVPKLEGTGIEVRVGRYGPYLQRGEEKANLPEDLAPDELTPEKAAELLGRPTGDRVIGTDEATGHPVVARAGRYGPYVTLGDGNPPVRSASLFPGDDLNTITLERALRLLSLPRLVGVSEGEEIWAQNGKFGPYLKRGNDSRSLATHEQLFTVSLPEAEALFMQPRFRARGAAAAPLRTFEYEGRSPITLKSGRYGPYLTDGERNATLRKGEDEGTLTPERALEILEERGKEPKGKAGKGARKAAGTKAGGTKAGAARAGTTRKSTGTRTAAKAPTRKAPASRTAARKPAAKATSTRTKTATKAPAKAALTWADLKPHLGVLSEQERALVTATRDQGRKVEEVAPTLGLDVKKAKGMALQASKKLNQAARGE, encoded by the coding sequence ATGCCCAGAACCCTCGTGATCGTCGAGTCGCCCGCCAAGGCCAAAACCATCGAGAAGTACCTCGGAAAGGGGTACGCGGTGGAGTCGTCCATCGGGCACATCCGCGACCTCCCCAGGAGCGCCGCCGACATCCCCGAGAAGTACAAGGGTCAGGCCTGGGCCAGACTCGGGCTGGATGTGGAGCATGATTTTCAGCCCCTGTACGTGGTCTCGCCCGAGAAAAGGCAGCAGGTCGCCCGGCTGAAAAAGCTCGCGCAGGAGGCCGACGAGATCATCCTGGCGACCGACGACGACCGCGAGGGTGAGAGCATCGCCTGGCACCTGTATCAGGAGTTGAAACCCAAGGTCCCGGTCAAGCGGATGGTCTTCCACGAGATCACCAAGGAGGCCATCGACCAGGCGATCAAACACCCGCGCCAGATCGATACCAACCTCGTCGAGGCGCAGGAGGCCCGCCGGGCGCTGGACCGCCTCTACGGCTACGAGGTCAGCCCGGTGCTGTGGAAGAAGGTCGCGCCCAAGCTCAGCGCGGGCCGGGTGCAGTCGGTGGCGACCCGGATGCTCGTCGAGCGCGAGCGCGAGCGGATGCGCTTTGTCAGCGGGACGTGGTGGGACCTCCTCGTGACCGCGCTGACGGAGGACTCGGCCCGCTTCCCCGCCCGGCTCACCGACGTGGATGGCGTGCGGCTGGCGACGGGCAAGGACTTCGACCCCCTCACCGGCCAGCTGAAGAAGGGGACGGAGGTGCGGCTGCTCGACGAGGCGGCGGCACGTTCACTCGCAGACGGGCTGACCGGGCAGGCGCTCACCGTCACCTCCGCCGAGGAGAAGCCCTTCACCCAGCGGCCCTACGCGCCCTTCATCACCTCCACGCTCCAGCAGGAGGGGAGCCGCAAGCTGGGCTTCGCCGCTACCCGCACCATGCGCGCGGCGCAGCGGCTGTACGAGCAGGGCTACATCACCTACATGCGAACGGACTCGACCAACCTCTCGCAGGAGGCGATCACGGCGGCCCGCACGCAGGTGAAGGCGATGTACGGCCCGGAGTACCTCAGCCCCCAGCCCCGCGTCTACGCCAAGAAGGCCAAGAATGCCCAGGAGGCGCACGAGGCGATTCGCCCCGCCGGGTCGAGCTTCCGCACACCGGACAGCCTGCGCGGCGAACTCTCGGGCGACGAGTGGCGCCTCTACGACCTGATCTGGAAACGCACGGTTGCCTGCCAGATGGCCGACGCCCGGGGCCGCAGCCTGCGGGTGCGTCTGGCCGGAAAGGCGAGGACCGGGGAGGAGGTGGGCCTGAGCGCCACGGGCCGCACCATCGACTTCCCCGGCTTCCTGCGCGCCTACGTCGAGGGCCGCGACGACCCCGCCGCCGCGCTGGAGGACCGTGAGACCCCGCTGCCGCCGCTGAGGGAGGGCGAGCGCGTTACTGCCGAGGGCGTCAAACCCGAGGGCCACGAGACCCAGCCCCCCGCCCGCTACACCGAGGCTTCCCTGGTGCAGGCGTTGGAGGGCGCGGGCATCGGCCGTCCCTCCACCTACGCGAGCATCCTGGGCACCATTCAGGACCGGGGTTACGCGACCAAGAAGGGGCAGGCGCTGGTGCCCTCGTGGACCGCCTTTGCCACCTCCGCGCTGCTGGAGCACCATTTCGGCAACCTGGTGGACTACGACTTCACCGCCCGGATGGAGGAGGACCTCGACGACATCGCGGGGGGGCGGGCGCGGCGGGTACCGTACCTGCGCCGCTTCTACCTGGGCGAGGGCGGCGAGGGGATGGCCCTGCGGCCCCTGATCGACTCCAAGATGGGCGAGATCGACGCGCGCGGCATCGCCACCATCGTCGTGCCGAAGCTGGAGGGCACAGGCATTGAGGTCCGGGTCGGCCGCTACGGGCCGTACCTGCAACGCGGCGAGGAGAAGGCGAACCTCCCCGAAGACCTCGCGCCCGACGAGTTGACGCCCGAAAAGGCCGCCGAGCTGCTGGGCCGCCCGACCGGAGACCGGGTGATCGGCACGGACGAGGCGACCGGGCATCCCGTCGTGGCCCGTGCCGGAAGGTATGGGCCATACGTCACGCTGGGAGACGGCAATCCGCCCGTGCGCTCGGCGAGCCTCTTCCCGGGCGACGACCTGAACACGATCACCTTGGAACGCGCCCTGCGGCTCCTCAGCCTGCCGCGCCTGGTGGGCGTCTCGGAGGGTGAGGAAATCTGGGCGCAGAACGGCAAGTTCGGGCCGTATCTGAAACGCGGGAACGACTCGCGCAGCCTCGCCACCCACGAGCAACTGTTCACGGTGTCGCTGCCCGAGGCCGAGGCGCTGTTCATGCAGCCGCGCTTCCGGGCGAGGGGGGCGGCGGCCGCACCCCTGCGGACCTTCGAGTACGAGGGCCGTTCTCCCATCACGCTCAAGTCGGGCCGTTACGGGCCGTACCTCACCGACGGCGAGCGCAACGCCACCCTGCGCAAGGGCGAGGACGAGGGGACTCTGACGCCCGAGCGCGCCCTGGAAATCCTGGAGGAGCGCGGCAAGGAGCCCAAGGGCAAGGCGGGGAAGGGCGCGCGTAAGGCGGCGGGCACGAAAGCGGGGGGAACGAAGGCGGGCGCTGCGCGGGCTGGCACGACCCGCAAGAGTACGGGGACACGAACGGCAGCCAAAGCTCCAACCAGAAAGGCGCCCGCTAGCCGGACGGCGGCAAGGAAGCCTGCCGCCAAAGCCACCTCGACCCGGACCAAGACGGCCACCAAAGCTCCCGCCAAAGCCGCCCTCACCTGGGCCGACCTCAAGCCGCACCTGGGCGTGCTGAGCGAGCAGGAACGCGCGCTGGTCACCGCCACCCGCGACCAGGGCCGCAAGGTGGAGGAGGTCGCCCCCACCCTCGGCCTGGACGTGAAAAAGGCCAAAGGGATGGCCCTCCAGGCGAGCAAGAAGCTGAACCAGGCGGCGCGCGGGGAGTAG
- a CDS encoding YdcF family protein: MRARGSTVTLLPLVVVAALALGFLLLPAARAPRTERPHPALIVLGAAQYAGRPSPAFQRRLDHALALYRAGGVRTIVVTGGRRPGDPHSEGEVGVGYLGRRGVPATVLIAETRSRTTLENLRNARVYLLPSTPVTLVTDEAHAPRALALARALGLDANASASPLSPHPDRRYLLREKLALVAYALLGVGLR; this comes from the coding sequence ATGCGCGCCCGGGGCTCGACTGTCACGCTGCTGCCGCTGGTCGTGGTGGCGGCGCTGGCTCTGGGATTCCTGCTGCTGCCCGCAGCCCGCGCCCCCCGCACCGAGCGCCCCCATCCCGCCCTGATCGTGCTGGGGGCGGCGCAGTATGCCGGGCGGCCCAGCCCCGCCTTCCAGCGGAGACTGGACCACGCGCTGGCGCTGTACCGGGCGGGCGGCGTGCGGACCATCGTCGTGACCGGCGGACGGCGACCCGGCGATCCCCACAGCGAGGGTGAGGTCGGCGTGGGCTACCTGGGCCGCCGCGGTGTTCCAGCCACGGTCCTCATCGCCGAAACGCGCAGCCGCACCACCCTGGAGAACCTGCGGAATGCCCGGGTCTACCTGCTGCCCAGCACCCCGGTCACCCTCGTGACCGACGAGGCCCACGCCCCCCGTGCCCTGGCCCTGGCCCGCGCCCTGGGTCTGGATGCGAATGCGAGCGCCAGCCCCCTGAGCCCCCACCCCGACCGCCGCTACCTGCTGCGGGAGAAGCTGGCGCTGGTAGCGTACGCGTTGTTGGGGGTCGGGTTGCGTTGA